In Piliocolobus tephrosceles isolate RC106 chromosome 5, ASM277652v3, whole genome shotgun sequence, a single genomic region encodes these proteins:
- the PEX3 gene encoding peroxisomal biogenesis factor 3 isoform X2 — protein sequence MTVLSMLPTLREALMQQLNSESLTALLKNRPSNKLEIWEDLKIISFTRSIVAVYSTCMLVVLLRVQLNIIGGYIYLDNAAVGKNGTTILAPPDVQQQYLSSIQHLLGDGLTELITVIKQAVQKILGSVSLKHSLSLLDLEQKLKEIRNLVEQHKSSSWINKDGSKSLLCHYMMPDEETPLAVQACGLSPRDITTIKLLNETRDMLESPDFSTVLNTCLNRGFSRLLDNMAEFFRPTEQDLQHGNSMNSLSSVSLPLAKIIPIVNGQIHSVCSETPSHFVQDLLTMEQVKDFAANVYEAFSTPQQLEK from the exons TACTGTCCATGCTTCCAACGCTGAGAGAGGCCTTAATGCAGCAACTGAATTCCGAGAGTCTCACAGCTCTTCTAAAAAACAG GCCTTCAAACAAGCTAGAAATATGGGAGGATCTGAAGATAATAA GTTTCACAAGAAGTATCGTGGCTGTATACAGTACTTGTATGCTGGTTGTTCTTTTGCGGGTCCAGTTAAACATAATTGGTGGATATATTTACCTGGATAATGCAGCAGTTGGCAAAAATGGCACT ACAATTCTTGCTCCCCCAGATGTCCAACAGCAATATTTATCAAGTATTCAACACCTCCTTGGAGATG gcCTCACAGAATTGATCACTGTCATTAAACAAGCTGTACAGAAGATTTTAGGAAG tGTTTCTCTTAAACATTCTTTGTCCCTTTTGGACTTGgagcaaaaactaaaagaaatcagaaatctcGTTGAGCAGCATAAGTCTTCTTCTTGGATTAATAAAGATGGATCCAAATCTTTATTATGCCATTATATGATGCCAGATGAAGAAACTCCATTAGCAGTGCAG GCCTGTGGACTTTCTCCTCGAGACATTACCACTattaaacttctcaatgaaactAGAGACATGTTGGAAAG CCCAGATTTTAGTACAGTTTTGAATACCTGTTTAAACCGAGGTTTTAGTAGACTTCTTGACAATATGGCTGAGTTCTTTCGACCTACTGAACAGGACCTGCAACATGGTAACTCTATGAATAG TCTTTCCAGTGTCAGCCTGCCTTTAGCTAAGATAATTCCAATAGTAAACGGACAGATCCATTCAGTTTGCAGTGAAACGCCTAGTCATTTTGTTCAG GATCTGTTGACAATGGAGCAAGTGAAAGACTTTGCTGCTAATGTGTATGAAGCTTTTAGTACCCCTCAGCAACTGGAGAAATGA